Within the Amycolatopsis sp. 195334CR genome, the region GCGGGCTGGCCAGCACCTCGCCGACCATCTCGTCGTCCGCGCGCAACGCGTCCCCGGAGAACACGCCCGACCGCATCGCGCCCTGCTCGCGCAGGTGGCGGGTGAGGGTGCGGGTGTCCACCCCGGAGATGCCGACCACGCCCTGCTCGGCGAGCGCGTCGTCGAGGGTGCGCGTGGCGCGCCAGTTGGACGGGGTGCGGGCGGGGTCGCGGACCACGTAGCCCGAGACCCAGATGCGCGCGGACTCGTCGTCCTCGTCGTTCCACCCGGTGTTGCCGATCTGCGGTGCGGTCTGCACGACGATCTGGCGGTGGTACGAGGGATCGGTCAGCGTTTCCTGGTACCCGGTCATCCCGGTGCAGAACACGGCCTCCCCGAGGGTGCGCCCCTCGGCCCCGTATGCGGTGCCCCGGAAGACGCGGCCGTCCTCCAGTACCAGCGCGGCGGGTGTCCGGCTACTCGTCATGATTGGGCACTTCCCTTGATCTCCGTACCGTTCTTGCCAAGTTCTTCGAGCCAGCGGGGGTAGACCTCGAGGTCGTCCCCGCGGAACCCGGTGTCCAGTTCCTCGCTGTCGCTGCCGGGGCGCCAGGTGAGCACCAGCAGGCTGTCGGTGCCCATCACCTTCCCGGCCATGCCCTTGTCCGTGCGGATCCCGGTGATCGAATCGCGCGGGATCCAGAATCCGGGCGCGCGGCCGCGGTCGACTTCGACGCCCGTGTCGTACAGGCGCAACGTCGCGTACCCGCGCAGCCCGGCGCCGCGGGTGACGACGCGCTCCTGCCACCGGCCGGCGATCGTGGTGCTCACGTACAACCCGTCGGCGGTCAGCAGTGGTTCACCTGGTTCGACCGGCACCTCCGGGAACGGCGCGATCCGGGCGCTCTGGGACCGCGCCTTGCGGCGCCAGCCCAGCCACATGCCGTAGACGCACAGCGCGAAGAAAGCCGCGACCAGCAGGGTCAGCAGAAAACGCTCCATCAGGCCAGTTTCCCTTCTCGCACGGTGAACCGCCCGCGCAGCAGGGTCGCGGTGACCGCGCCGGGCAGCCGCATCCCCTCGTACGGGGTGTTCGACGCGATGCTCGCCAGCTCGGCGCCGCGCACGGTCCACTCGGCGTCGGGGTCGACCAGGGTGAGGTTGGCCGGCTCGCCCACCTCGATCGGGCGGCCGTGGTCGGGCAGCCCGGCGATCTCGGCGGGCCGCTCGCTCATCACCCTGGCCACCCCGCGCCAGTCGAGCAGGCCGGGGCGGACCATGGTCTCGGTCACGATGGACAGCGCGGTCTGCAGGCCGAGCATGCCCGGCTTGGCCGCCGCCCATTCGCAGTCCTTGTCCTGCACGGCGTGCGGCGCGTGGTCGGTGGCGACGCAGTCGATCACCCCGTCGGCCAGCGCGCGGCGCAACCGCTCGGCGTCCGCGCCGGTGCGCAGCGGCGGGTTCACCTTGTTGACCGGGTCGTACCCGGTCAACCGCTCGTCGGTCAGCAGCAGGTGGTGCGGGGTGACCTCGGCGCTGACCCGGGTGCCGCGTTCCTTCGCCCAGGCCAGCACGTCGGCGGTGCCCGCGGTCGACACGTGGCAGATGTGCAGCCGGGCCCCGGCGTGCAGGGCGAGCAGGCAGTCCCGCGCCACGATGGACTCCTCGGCGGAGGCGGGCCAACCCGCGTAACCGAGACGGGCGGCCTGCTCACCTTCGTGTGCCTGCGCGCCGACGGTGAGTCGCGGCTCCTCGGCGTGCTGCGCGATCACCGCGTCCAGCGCGATCGAGTACTCCAGCGCGCGGCGCATCAGCAGCGGGTCGTGC harbors:
- a CDS encoding transporter, coding for MERFLLTLLVAAFFALCVYGMWLGWRRKARSQSARIAPFPEVPVEPGEPLLTADGLYVSTTIAGRWQERVVTRGAGLRGYATLRLYDTGVEVDRGRAPGFWIPRDSITGIRTDKGMAGKVMGTDSLLVLTWRPGSDSEELDTGFRGDDLEVYPRWLEELGKNGTEIKGSAQS
- a CDS encoding dihydroorotase; the protein is MTTEILLKGVRLYGEGDPVDVLLADGEITAIGAPGSTSATEGAEVVEAAGQVLLPGFVDLHTHLREPGREDTETIATGSAAAALGGYTAVFAMANTDPVADNAVVVEHVWRLGQAAGLVDVHPVGAVTVGLGGEKLAELGTMAASAAGVRVFSDDGKCVHDPLLMRRALEYSIALDAVIAQHAEEPRLTVGAQAHEGEQAARLGYAGWPASAEESIVARDCLLALHAGARLHICHVSTAGTADVLAWAKERGTRVSAEVTPHHLLLTDERLTGYDPVNKVNPPLRTGADAERLRRALADGVIDCVATDHAPHAVQDKDCEWAAAKPGMLGLQTALSIVTETMVRPGLLDWRGVARVMSERPAEIAGLPDHGRPIEVGEPANLTLVDPDAEWTVRGAELASIASNTPYEGMRLPGAVTATLLRGRFTVREGKLA